Genomic DNA from Bacteroides zhangwenhongii:
TAAGGTTTGGAAGCCTTTTTCTTCTTGCTCTTCAAATAGATAATATCTCCTTCTACTAACGTATAATCACGTTGCAGATCATTGTATTTCACAAGCTTCTTCCAACTAATATCAAACTCCTTACCTAAATCTTTAAAGGTATCGCCGTTACGGGCAACGATATAGGCAATATCATTGGCAATATATACCTGATGAGGATTCATCAGCCAAGGATTTTTGCGTAACTTACGTTCCGAATAAACACCTTTGCGGTCATATTTGTAGAGATCGTAATCTTCGATAATCGTAATCAAGCGGTTAGCATAGGAAGGATCAGTTGCGTATCCCGCCTTCTTCAATCCGCGCGCCCATCCTTTATAATCGGTAATATCGAGTTTGAAAAGGAAGGCATAACGGGCTCCTCTTCGAAGAAAATCGGAATGGTCTTCGTAAGAATCACGCGGGTGCTTATAAGCACGAAAACATTCATTGCGCGCATCGTCATCATGACGGACGCTGCGTCCCCGCCAACTGCCGCCACATTTGATACCAAAATGGTTATTGCTCTTTCGCGCCAATTGACTATACCCGGCACCACTTTCCAGCAATCCTTGCGCCAACGTGATACTGGCGGGAATCTTATAAAGTTTCATTTGTTCAACAGCCAGCTCGCTATACTTGTTTATATATTCTACATAGCGGGCATTCCGCCTCTGCGCTTGCATCCCTATGGCAAAGAAGAAAACTACGGTTAAAAAGACAAGTCTATACAGTTTGTTCTCCATTTTAATTCAGATATGTATTATAAGGACACAAAAATCCGAAAAATAATTGAAAGTAAAAAAGATTTTTCACGAATATTGGTTAACAGGTATTTAAGAGAATACCACTCTTCTTTCCCGCCATCTCTGTAGAACAAAAAGAACCAAAAGGGAGAACTTAACCAGAGAACAAAAATGGAGAACCAACAATTTTTTTTTGATGAGGCTATAAAAATGTATTTTAATTTACGACAGAGCAAATTAGAGAGGCCAACTATTATCTATATTGTTATTAGTGCCAATGGTATGAAAACTAAAATAAGCACCAATGTAAAAGTTTATCCTAGTCAATGGAATTATAAACAATATAAAGCTATTATAAGCCATCGCTTAACTGAACTCGACAATCACAACAATACTATTGTCAATAGTAAATTAAACGAATGCATTATTGCTTTTAATCAGGCAAAAGATTACCTTTGCCAAAATACAACAGCGTTAAATCAAAAAATCGATATTATAAAAAAATACATTTACAAAGTTACTATGAGTAAAAAAAGAACAGAGCCCCCCTTCCATTGGATATTCAGAAAATTAAGGGAAAAAACTATAAAAGAAAGTTCAAAAACAA
This window encodes:
- a CDS encoding glucosaminidase domain-containing protein, producing the protein MENKLYRLVFLTVVFFFAIGMQAQRRNARYVEYINKYSELAVEQMKLYKIPASITLAQGLLESGAGYSQLARKSNNHFGIKCGGSWRGRSVRHDDDARNECFRAYKHPRDSYEDHSDFLRRGARYAFLFKLDITDYKGWARGLKKAGYATDPSYANRLITIIEDYDLYKYDRKGVYSERKLRKNPWLMNPHQVYIANDIAYIVARNGDTFKDLGKEFDISWKKLVKYNDLQRDYTLVEGDIIYLKSKKKKASKPYTVYIVKDGDSMHGISQKYGIRLKNLYKMNRKDGEYVPEVGDRLRLR